A genomic segment from Zygotorulaspora mrakii chromosome 1, complete sequence encodes:
- the AZF1 gene encoding Azf1p (similar to Saccharomyces cerevisiae AZF1 (YOR113W); ancestral locus Anc_2.162) — protein sequence MNDENHPKDSGSHAGSAGAPVGVGGNSANVAGGSGVGSSMSGGNMGGGAGSGDGVSGNGAVFALKQPQRQDSISMFTNFSHPRFSTDASISSFLNIASERPSVSGGVPSNGDLSQIGRGYSIINNMWPQQMGGLGGGANGGTPRNSDVGQGQFNTVRRQSETLEPFMPPRFKTPSFSSKQPSQQQQRQQQQQQQQQFADSNTGVSNSNMVPQQYRFPTTPQPSSKRNSIYFGPNDAADLEFFHSATAGSQTAAATSKRDSFTANSMKPPMIVPLSSGAVPTVNNNGKFSYNSSNTNTSTNTSANTNANPNVGMNSHANAGINSNANVSANGNTNANAIANTNPNTNPATSVSEFDTLFSSANGGANNSGVINGNSLLNTRNNSLKFNAEDFDFQFKRRDSSVRATLDNQSYTPGPRGFPNGSSNNNNNNNNNNSNNNNNGNVNNNDTDNGSTLANSNNNNGNVIDDTQKLSNVKRQKRSASSNNNDHVNEIGKEELIHSDLDVNVNSTHEALSKLPNPLLDTSDSSQLDDSKPLLGVTKVDQLMLMIQARKKGVTEKVTTTADGRLLINEDSDILPQPYQLVGGVEKPKGSHGVKQHECPYCHRFFTQSTHLEVHIRSHIGYKPFQCEYCGKRFTQGGNLQTHQRLHTGEKPYECELCGKRFSRKGNLAAHIVTHQKLKPFVCKLDGCNKSFTQLGNMKAHQNRFHLNTLNELTQRLAEMDPNENIAPQERELLEYFASLYKNSNKGIKGRGKGSTRISPESSRNFTHMHSNSQSHRSSASPTSALVQSQSQPPQQMVMNTSASGNSLNPAVYAAIKSQHLHHHHHHHHQQQQQQQQQQQQPQSVHLKNDSEMKYGYPAIHNHSTQGSPDSAILNSAAQIPLRNTTSASSASSVSSNNAFAFSLDQPDKIDENSANVTGTIGKGQVQFKNVNYKA from the coding sequence ATGAACGACGAGAATCACCCAAAGGACAGCGGTAGCCACGCCGGCAGCGCGGGAGCGCCAGTTGGAGTTGGAGGTAACAGCGCGAACGTGGCAGGCGGCAGTGGGGTCGGTAGCAGCATGAGCGGTGGCAATATGGGAGGTGGTGCTGGCAGCGGCGATGGCGTGTCGGGAAACGGGGCGGTATTTGCGTTGAAACAGCCGCAGAGGCAGGACTCGATATCGATGTTCACCAACTTCAGCCACCCGAGGTTCTCGACGGATGCGTCGATATCGTCGTTTCTGAATATTGCCTCGGAGCGGCCCTCTGTGAGCGGGGGAGTGCCCAGTAATGGCGATCTTTCGCAGATCGGCAGAGGGTACTCGATAATCAACAATATGTGGCCGCAGCAGATGGGCGGTCTCGGCGGTGGTGCCAACGGCGGCACGCCGAGGAACTCGGATGTTGGCCAGGGCCAGTTCAACACTGTGAGAAGACAAAGCGAGACGCTTGAACCGTTCATGCCGCCAAGATTCAAGACTCCGTCGTTTTCGTCCAAACAGCCCAGccagcagcagcaacgacagcagcagcagcagcagcagcagcagttTGCAGACTCGAATACCGGAGTTTCGAACTCAAATATGGTTCCTCAGCAGTACAGGTTCCCAACAACACCACAACCATCTTCGAAGCGAAATTCAATATATTTCGGGCCAAATGATGCTGCAGATTTGGAGTTTTTCCATTCAGCAACAGCAGGCTCGCAGACAGCAGCGGCAACCAGCAAAAGGGATTCCTTTACTGCGAATTCGATGAAACCACCAATGATCGTACCCCTGTCAAGTGGAGCGGTTCCAACTGTGAACAATAACGGGAAATTTTCATACAACAGCTCGAATACGAATACGAGTACGAATACGAGTGCAAATACGAATGCGAATCCAAACGTGGGCATGAATAGCCATGCGAACGCAGGTATAAACTCGAACGCGAACGTCAGCGCAAATGGGAACACAAATGCGAATGCAATTGCAAACACAAATCCTAATACAAATCCAGCAACATCGGTGTCCGAATTTGACACTCTGTTTTCATCTGCAAATGGTGGCGCTAACAACAGCGGAGTCATAAATGGAAATTCATTATTGAACACAAGGAATAACTCACTGAAATTCAATGCGGAAGATTTTGACTTTCAgttcaaaagaagagattCCTCTGTGAGAGCTACTTTAGACAATCAAAGCTATACACCAGGACCACGAGGTTTTCCAAATGGGAGCAgcaacaataacaacaataataataacaacaacagtaataataataacaatggTAATGtcaataataatgatactGATAATGGAAGCACTTTGGCaaatagtaataataataacgGTAATGTAATAGACGATACCCAGAAATTGAGCAATGtcaaaagacaaaagaGATCAGCAAGCTCTAATAATAATGATCATGTAAATGAAATcggaaaagaagaattgattcATTCGGATTTAGATGTTAACGTAAACTCTACACATGAAgcactttcaaaattacCAAATCCATTATTGGATACAAGTGATTCTTCACAATTAGATGATTCAAAACCGTTATTAGGTGTTACTAAAGTGGATCAATTAATGTTAATGATTCAAGCAAGGAAAAAGGGTGTTACTGAAAAAGTTACAACAACCGCTGATGGTAGACTACTGATAAATGAAGATTCTGATATTCTCCCTCAACCCTATCAATTGGTTGGTGGTGTCGAGAAACCGAAAGGTTCGCATGGTGTTAAACAACATGAGTGTCCTTATTGTCATAGATTTTTTACCCAATCTACTCATCTGGAAGTTCATATCCGATCTCACATTGGTTATAAACCATTTCAATGTGAATACTGTGGTAAAAGGTTTACTCAAGGTGGTAACTTACAAACTCATCAAAGATTACATACAGGCGAAAAACCATATGAATGTGAACTTTGCGGTAAAcgattttcaagaaaggGTAATTTAGCGGCACATATTGTTACTCATCAAAAATTAAAACCGTTTGTTTGTAAACTAGATGGTTGCAATAAAAGTTTTACTCAACTAGGTAACATGAAAGCTCATCAAAATAGATTTCATTTAAATACATTAAATGAACTAACTCAAAGATTGGCTGAAATGGATCctaatgaaaatattgcTCCACAGGAAAGAGAGCTACTAGAATACTTTGCATCTCTTTACAAAAACTCAAATAAAGGTATCAAAGGTAGAGGCAAAGGTAGCACGAGGATATCACCAGAGTCCTCTCGCAATTTTACGCATATGCATTCCAATTCACAGTCACATCGATCATCAGCTTCACCGACTTCTGCTCTGGTTCAATCTCAGTCTCAACCTCCTCAACAAATGGTAATGAATACATCCGCCTCAGGAAATTCCTTAAACCCAGCAGTTTATGCAGCAATAAAAAGTCAACATCTACACcatcaccatcatcatcatcatcagcaacaacagcaacaacagcaacaacagcaacagccTCAGTCagttcatttgaaaaatgattctGAAATGAAATATGGATATCCAGCAATTCATAACCATTCAACTCAAGGCTCGCCAGACTCTGCGATTTTAAATTCTGCAGCACAAATTCCTTTACGTAATACAACATCCGCATCATCCGCATCCTCAGTATCATCTAACAATGCTTTCGCATTCTCATTGGATCAACCAGACAAGATAGATGAAAACTCTGCAAATGTCACAGGCACAATTGGTAAGGGACAAGTACAATTCAAAAACGTTAATTATAAGGcttga
- the RPC19 gene encoding DNA-directed RNA polymerase core subunit RPC19 (similar to Saccharomyces cerevisiae RPC19 (YNL113W); ancestral locus Anc_2.163) has protein sequence MAEQVEPPVVDEDVIMDPEAEVVDEEEEPDREKIKLLPQASTEDGTCASFQIVDEDHTLGNALRYIIMKNPDVEFCGYSIPHPSENLLNIRIQTYGESTAVDVLHKGLKDLTDLCDVVEEKFTQRIKEM, from the coding sequence ATGGCGGAACAGGTTGAACCCCCAGTGGTGGATGAGGACGTCATCATGGACCCTGAAGCAGAGGTCGTGGACGAAGAGGAGGAGCCCGACAGGGAAAAGATTAAGCTGCTACCGCAAGCAAGCACAGAGGACGGAACTTGCGCGTCTTTCCAGATCGTAGACGAAGACCACACGTTGGGGAACGCGCTGAGATACATCATCATGAAGAACCCCGATGTCGAGTTCTGCGGCTACTCGATCCCACACCCAAGTGAAAATCTGCTAAACATACGGATCCAGACGTATGGCGAGTCGACTGCGGTGGACGTTTTGCACAAGGGTCTGAAGGACCTGACCGATCTGTGCGATGTGGTGGAGGAGAAGTTCACGCAGAGGATCAAGGAAATGTAG
- the DBP2 gene encoding DEAD-box ATP-dependent RNA helicase DBP2 (similar to Saccharomyces cerevisiae DBP2 (YNL112W); ancestral locus Anc_2.164): protein MSRDSQFNRSNYNSRGGDFRGGRGSDRNSYNRDGNRSSGGSFQGNSRSFQQGPQELMKPNWDEELANLPTFEKNFYVEHESVRNRSDAEIEAFRKENEMTISGHDIPKPITSFDEAGFPEYVLSEVKAEGFDKPTGIQCQGWPMALSGRDMVGIAATGSGKTLSYCLPSIVHINAQPLLAPGDGPIVLVLAPTRELAVQIQKECSKFGHSSRIRNTCVYGGVPRGQQIRDLSRGSEIVIATPGRLIDMLEIGKTNLKRVTYLVLDEADRMLDMGFEPQIRKIVDQIRPDRQTLMWSATWPKEVKQLASDYLNDPIQVQIGSLELAASHNIKQVVEVVTGFEKRDRLLKHLEIASEDKESKILVFASTKRTCDDITKVLRDDGWPALAIHGDKDQRERDWVLNEFRTGRSPVMVATDVAARGIDVKGISYVINYDMPGNIEDYVHRIGRTGRAGASGTAISFFTEDNKSLGSSLISIMREAKQEVPAELLKYDRRGHGGHPRYGGGYGGRGGRGGYGRGRGGYGGRGGRGGFGGGRPRDGGWGGNRY from the exons ATGTCAAGAGACTCGCAATTCAACAGATCGAACTACAACTCGCGTGGCGGTGACTTCCGCGGCGGCAGAGGTTCAGATAGAAACTCCTACAACAGGGACGGAAACAGGTCGTCTGGTGGCAGTTTCCAGGGTAACTCTAGGTCTTTTCAACAGGGCCCACAGGAGCTGATGAAGCCAAACTGGGATGAGGAATTGGCAAACTTGCCAACATTCGAGAAGAATTTTTACGTTGAGCACGAATCCGTTCGCAACAGATCAGACGCAGAGATTGAAGCCTTtagaaaggaaaatgagATGACCATCTCCGGTCATGACATACCCAAACCGATTACCTCTTTCGACGAAGCTGGTTTCCCAGAGTACGTCCTAAGCGAGGTTAAGGCGGAGGGGTTCGACAAGCCAACGGGTATCCAATGCCAGGGCTGGCCAATGGCTTTATCGGGTAGAGATATGGTTGGTATCGCAGCAACTGGTTCTGGTAAAACTTTGTCGTACTGTTTGCCTTCTATCGTCCACATAAATGCCCAGCCTTTGCTGGCACCGGGCGACGGACCAATCGTTTTGGTTTTGGCACCAACAAGAGAACTGGCtgttcaaattcaaaaggagTGTTCGAAATTCGGTCATTCTTCTAGAATTAGAAACACTTGTGTCTACGGTGGTGTTCCCCGTGGGCAACAAATCAGAGATTTAAGCCGTGGTTCAGAAATCGTTATCGCTACTCCAGGTAGATTGATTGATATGTTGGAAATCGGAAAGACCAACCTGAAAAGAGTCACATATTTGGTTCTGGATGAAGCTGATAGAATGTTGGATATGGGTTTTGAACCACAAATTAGAAAAATCGTCGATCAAATTAGACCTGACAGACAAACTTTGATGTGGTCTGCAACCTGGCCTAAAGAAGTTAAGCAACTAGCAAGCGATTACTTGAACGATCCAATCCAAGTTCAGATTGGTTCTCTAGAATTGGCAGCATCCCACAACATTAAACAAGTTGTCGAAGTTGTCActggatttgaaaaaagagatcgTTTGTTAAAACATTTGGAAATAGCTTCAGAGGATAAAGAGTCAAAAATCTTGGTATTTGCTTCAACAAAGAGAACTTGTGACGATATCACAAAAGTTTTGAGAGACGACGGATGGCCTGCTTTGGCTATACATGGTGACAAAGACCAAAGAGAACGTGACTGGGTTCTAAACGAATTCAGAACAGGTAGATCACCTGTTATGGTTGCCACAGATGTGGCTGCTAGAGGTATTG ATGTCAAAGGTATCTCATATGTTATTAACTATGATATGCCAGGTAACATTGAAGATTACGTTCATAGAATTGGTAGAACAGGTAGAGCCGGTGCCTCAGGTACTGCTATATCGTTCTTCACTGAAGATAACAAAAGTTTGGGctcttctttgatatctATTATGAGAGAAGCCAAACAAGAAGTACCAGCCGAgttattgaaatatgaCAGAAGAGGCCATGGTGGTCATCCAAGATATGGTGGTGGCTACGGTGGTCGCGGTGGTCGTGGTGGTTACGGTCGTGGTCGTGGTGGCTACGGCGGTCGTGGCGGTCGCGGTGGTTTCGGTGGTGGCAGACCAAGAGATGGTGGTTGGGGTGGAAACAGATATTGA
- the CEX1 gene encoding COPI-interacting protein CEX1 (similar to Saccharomyces cerevisiae CEX1 (YOR112W); ancestral locus Anc_2.165) — protein sequence MLSAWLHQVSLGAIPGMSFINIFKSISNFQFPYSLEDKPVYESTLWQVLNGTRKSDSSPVTVFKANRSQQNEDLILNAIHKAKVLRIPGLCPVLETFDSDPQSTFIITERVKPFPWDDIRELQSNGESIQLGISQLLTTLKFLNEFVVGTISRESIFIDSKGQWLLFGMELCQKKSEISSRKFASDVQLYNKLMGLQTTTDDFQRIDSLQLSNLIIELIGSASKVPTDWQVPLQNLSRTRITFDAFMSRLESTNTWLSNPLISISQQLKELHIKDPQDKLAVMLQIQSIFFDARNVFHNMTPGFIEGLLLPELSNIIQWLISTQNSSASSIARLIPFLAIFLDLTIDKDFFPEASKTLIYECFALPDRQVRFLLLIYLPKVAKKLSSTELSGKIFPRFAQGLADSDPTLRLQTLKNIPIIVPHITERQLNNELLRHLAKTQVDQDVDIRTWTVIIITQIATLLSTSSGNRASILATAFTKSLKDPIIKPRLAALYGLKKTIDLFDVTTIANKILTVIAPELLDKDPLVRSKAKNLFEKYLNKLESEAKCIQESSKSVTQSEDINFDEYGKNEEKNDAELVKQFMSTVVISSFPDQSPSPNVTTVEPAPLDAWDTFDDDKNNEGNSDSTGVPFSTRSTPNSHGHTSYPSKVTVEESWNDDFDNDGFGNDDSTDAAWADGGIWEAEQESKPVPSIGKPVKPVKKVSILANTKTRTSILTPRSKSSQASAKSRASIKDRLKVNKSMEEEPVGDDGWDNTW from the coding sequence atGCTTTCGGCATGGCTACATCAAGTCAGCTTGGGTGCGATTCCTGGAATGAGTTTCATCAACATATTCAAATCGATCTCGAATTTTCAGTTTCCCTATTCTTTGGAAGATAAACCAGTTTACGAGAGCACATTATGGCAAGTTTTAAACGGTACCAGAAAATCAGACTCGTCACCTGTTACAGTCTTCAAGGCGAATAGATCACAACAAAATGAAGATCTCATTTTGAATGCTATTCACAAGGCGAAAGTGCTAAGGATTCCAGGGTTATGCCCTGTCTTAGAGACATTTGATTCTGATCCGCAGTCGACATTCATTATTACTGAACGCGTAAAACCGTTTCCCTGGGATGATATACGTGAGCTACAAAGCAACGGTGAAAGTATACAGCTCGGAATATCGCAATTATTGACAACATTGAAGTTCTTGAACGAATTTGTTGTCGGTACAATATCTCGAGAATCCATATTCATTGATTCAAAGGGTCAGTGGTTGTTGTTTGGGATGGAACTATGCCAAAAGAAAAGCGAGATTAGTTCCAGAAAATTTGCTTCAGATGTGCAGTTGTATAATAAATTGATGGGACTACAAACTACCACGGatgattttcaaagaattgattCGCTCCAGCTAAGCAATCTTATTATAGAATTGATCGGTAGTGCATCAAAGGTGCCAACAGATTGGCAAGTTCCGTTGCAAAACCTGTCAAGGACAAGAATTACCTTTGATGCTTTCATGAGTAGATTGGAATCAACGAATACCTGGTTATCGAATCCGTTAATCAGTATCTCGcagcaattgaaagaactgCATATCAAGGACCCACAGGATAAACTCGCTGTTATGTTACAGattcaatcaattttttttgacgCGAGAAATGTATTTCATAATATGACACCGGGATTCATTGAAGGCTTATTACTACCAGAACTATCCAATATAATCCAATGGCTTATTAGTACTCAGAATAGCAGTGCATCATCTATCGCTAGATTGATCCCATTCTTAGCTATATTTTTGGACCTGACTATAgacaaagattttttccCAGAAGCATCGAAAACTTTGATATACGAGTGTTTTGCATTACCAGATAGGCAAGTACGGTTTCTTTTACTTATCTACTTGCCTAAAGTTGCTAAAAAGTTATCTTCAACTGAACTGTCAGGGAAGATTTTTCCCAGATTCGCCCAGGGACTGGCAGATTCTGACCCGACTTTGCGTTTGCAGACGTTAAAAAACATTCCTATTATTGTCCCTCATATAACAGAAAGACAATTAAACAATGAGCTCTTAAGACATTTGGCAAAGACTCAAGTGGATCAAGATGTTGACATACGGACTTGGACTGTCATAATTATCACGCAAATTGCTACCTTACTCTCGACCTCCTCAGGTAACAGAGCGAGTATTTTGGCTACTGCGTTTACTAAGTCGTTGAAAGATCCCATTATCAAACCACGTCTGGCTGCTTTGTATGGTCTCAAAAAGACCATTGATCTATTTGATGTTACCACTATAGCAAACAAGATACTCACGGTGATAGCTCCAGAATTACTTGACAAAGATCCGCTTGTAAGAAGTAAGgcaaaaaatctttttgaaaaatacctTAACAAATTAGAAAGCGAGGCAAAATGTATACaagaaagttcaaaaaGTGTTACTCAATCAGAGGACatcaattttgatgaatatggaaagaatgaagagaaaaatgatgctGAACTTGTGAAACAATTCATGTCAACAGTCGTGATATCATCATTTCCTGATCAGTCACCTTCTCCAAATGTGACCACCGTGGAACCGGCGCCACTAGACGCCTGGGACACATTTGATGACGATAAAAACAATGAAGGAAATTCCGATAGTACCGGTGTACCTTTCTCCACAAGGTCTACTCCAAACAGCCACGGCCACACGTCATATCCTTCAAAGGTAACTGTCGAAGAGTCTTGgaatgatgattttgataatgatggtTTTGGCAATGATGATAGCACTGATGCCGCCTGGGCAGACGGTGGAATTTGGGAAGCAGAACAAGAATCTAAACCGGTGCCATCCATCGGGAAACCAGTAAAACCGGTAAAAAAAGTAAGCATACTAGCAAATACAAAAACTAGAACGAGCATACTCACGCCAAGGTCTAAAAGTTCACAGGCAAGCGCGAAATCTAGAGCGTCAATCAAGGATAGACTAAAAGTAAACAAGTCAATGGAAGAAGAACCTGTCGGTGACGATGGCTGGGACAATACATGGTAA
- the CYB5 gene encoding Cyb5p (similar to Saccharomyces cerevisiae CYB5 (YNL111C); ancestral locus Anc_2.166), with amino-acid sequence MSNVFTYQEIAEHNSPEDAWIIIDGKVYDVTKFVDEHPGGDEIILELAGQIATEPFNDIGHSDDALKKLEKLLIGRVDVNSEPLNQTEASQSTQTTGGEGSGKLAILCAIVFFAVAYYLSNH; translated from the coding sequence ATGTCTAACGTTTTCACTTACCAAGAAATTGCAGAGCACAACTCGCCAGAAGATGCCTGGATTATTATCGATGGCAAAGTTTACGATGTCACTAAATTCGTTGACGAGCACCCAGGTGGTGATGAAATTATTCTCGAATTAGCTGGTCAAATTGCTACCGAACCATTCAATGATATTGGTCATTCCGACGATGCTCTCaagaaattggaaaaactATTGATCGGTAGAGTGGACGTTAACAGCGAGCCACTAAACCAGACAGAAGCTTCACAGTCCACACAAACTACAGGTGGTGAGGGTAGTGGCAAATTGGCCATTCTCTGCgcaattgttttcttcgcCGTGGCTTACTATTTATCCAACCACTAA
- the NOP15 gene encoding rRNA-binding ribosome biosynthesis protein NOP15 (similar to Saccharomyces cerevisiae NOP15 (YNL110C); ancestral locus Anc_2.167): MVKKTTKQRDEKSVKAPKPEPVEKVEEEENVESTLNSEASSSAVKASNSESDSNSDSNLDSDEEADDIKGLDVDDETSTHKIKKLETKKQSDNKQKNDRDHSGVVYVSRLPKGFHERELSKYFAQFGDLKQVRLARNKKTGNSRHYGFIEFVNKEDAKIAQETMDNYLLMGHILQVRLLPKGAKIEKLFKHKGRVFIQTEIKKSVDELKAQAKNKHELRMEKLTQSGIEFKW, from the coding sequence ATGGTAAAGAAAACTACCAAGCAGAGAGACGAAAAAAGTGTCAAAGCACCAAAGCCAGAACCGGTGGAGAAAgtggaagaagaggaaaatgtCGAATCGACATTAAATTCTGAGGCGAGCTCATCAGCAGTAAAAGCCTCAAATTCAGAATCAGACTCCAATTCAGACTCCAACTTGGATTCGGATGAGGAGGCGGATGATATCAAAGGGCTTGATGTTGATGACGAGACAAGCACACACAAGATAAAGAAGCTAGAAACTAAGAAACAAAGTGATAAtaaacagaaaaatgaCAGAGACCATTCCGGTGTTGTCTACGTCAGCAGACTACCAAAGGGATTTCACGAAAGGGAACTGAGTAAATACTTTGCTCAATTTGGGGACTTGAAACAGGTCAGATTAGCACGCAACAAAAAAACCGGTAATTCCAGACATTATGGGTTCATCGAATTCGTCAACAAGGAAGACGCAAAGATCGCACAAGAGACAATGGATAACTACCTTTTAATGGGGCACATCTTACAGGTACGCTTGCTTCCAAAAGGCGCTAAGATAGAAAAGCTCTTTAAACACAAGGGAAGAGTCTTCATCCAAactgaaatcaaaaaatctgttgACGAACTAAAAGCCCAGGCAAAGAACAAACATGAGCTAagaatggaaaaattgactCAATCTGGTATCGAATTCAAATGGTAG
- a CDS encoding nucleotide diphosphatase (similar to Saccharomyces cerevisiae YOR111W; ancestral locus Anc_2.168) has product MVSSHGSRISHTIASKFDIILASSSPRRYEILHDVMGIKELTLMKPSFAEDLDKSVYQDNPIGYVCDTSRCKAEGIVGDLKRMNCEQGKPKLVICADTVVIDSNNRIYEKPKSKEIQLQNLKNFCYSKGYSPLKVVTAVTIIRWKCEEDYQIRKTFHETTDIVCDDEIPLKLLEDYVDSEDGINVAGGFKIQGMSAMIIKKIDGDYYNVVGLPLNRTFMAIIHETSD; this is encoded by the coding sequence ATGGTATCATCGCATGGCTCCCGCATATCTCATACCATCGCAAGTAAATTCGATATAATACTGGCCAGCTCATCGCCAAGAAGGTATGAAATCTTACACGATGTTATGGGCATTAAAGAGCTCACGCTAATGAAACCTTCATTTGCGGAAGATCTTGATAAATCGGTCTATCAAGATAATCCAATTGGCTACGTATGCGACACTTCCCGTTGCAAAGCCGAGGGTATTGTTGGGGATCTGAAGCGAATGAATTGTGAACAAGGAAAACCCAAACTTGTAATCTGCGCAGATACAGTTGTAATTGacagcaacaacagaaTATATGAGAAGCCTAAAAGTAAAGAGATCCAATTGCAAAACTTGAAGAACTTTTGCTATTCAAAAGGCTATTCGCCTCTAAAAGTTGTAACAGCCGTGACAATAATAAGATGGAAGTGTGAAGAGGATTATCAAATACGTAAAACATTCCACGAAACCACAGATATAGTGTGTGACGATGAGATTCCTTTGAAACTTCTAGAGGACTACGTAGATAGTGAAGACGGTATAAACGTCGCAGGGGGCTTTAAGATTCAGGGTATGAGTGCTATGATAATCAAGAAAATCGACGGTGACTATTACAACGTTGTGGGTCTACCACTGAATAGAACTTTTATGGCAATTATTCACGAAACTTCAGATTAG
- a CDS encoding uncharacterized protein (similar to Saccharomyces cerevisiae YNL108C and TFC7 (YOR110W); ancestral locus Anc_2.169): MTVKTIYIARHGYRSNWLPTGPYPPPPTGVDSDVPLAKHGIDQAKELAHYIVSLDNQPELIFSSPFYRCIQTSEPIADILELPIQIERGLGEWYRPDRPIIPVAAPIETLEHFFPGKVNPKWESISVVSDKGETEINLFKRCADLWPKFIGKIENEYPNVETILIVTHAATKAALGMSLMGYSNWKEPLDEDGSIIRSGSCSLDKYEVHLTGSIEAGEEYINVPFTKRNWRMTMNGNAEFLSLGEEMNWDYRNAFEAGSDADIKLRKEAAAKGAKDVVANTSPGDEKEFESVYVSVDIPSADYRGKSEIDRTACLQHSGLETEAPLFKIKDKIYEGSWKKLVGTELAFFNEASVNKKSDKGAKESNNISSNQDEQGNMNSSQQAASHESDEQEDANEDKAKHSEKIYKITDRVVLSGLRRL, from the coding sequence ATGACTGTGAAAACTATTTACATTGCTAGACATGGCTATAGATCGAACTGGCTACCTACTGGACCCTATCCTCCTCCTCCAACAGGCGTTGACAGTGATGTACCTTTAGCTAAACATGGTATCGACCAAGCCAAGGAACTGGCGCACTACATCGTTTCGCTGGATAATCAACCCgaattgattttttcctcCCCATTTTATCGTTGTATTCAGACCAGTGAACCAATAGCCGATATCCTGGAATTACCTATTCAGATCGAGAGAGGTCTAGGTGAGTGGTACAGACCTGACAGACCCATTATTCCAGTTGCTGCTCCTATAGAAACCTTGGAACACTTTTTTCCAGGCAAAGTCAACCCAAAATGGGAATCGATATCTGTGGTTTCTGATAAAGGCGAAACAGAGATtaatttattcaaaaggTGTGCCGATCTCTGGCCTAAATTTATCGgaaagattgaaaatgagTATCCTAATGTAGAAACTATACTGATTGTTACACATGCTGCCACCAAAGCTGCTCTAGGAATGAGTCTTATGGGATATTCTAACTGGAAAGAACCTTTGGATGAGGATGGATCAATCATAAGAAGCGGAAGTTGTTCGTTAGATAAATATGAGGTACATCTGACCGGTTCAATTGAAGCAGGAGAAGAATATATTAATGTGCCATTTACTAAGCGCAATTGGAGAATGACAATGAACGGTAATGCTGAATTTTTAAGCCTGGGTGAAGAAATGAATTGGGATTACAGAAATGCCTTTGAAGCTGGATCAGACGCTGACATAAAACTTAGAAAAGAGGCCGCTGCGAAAGGAGCTAAAGACGTGGTAGCTAATACATCCCCCGGTGATGAGAAGGAGTTCGAGTCTGTATATGTCAGCGTAGATATACCAAGTGCTGATTACCGAGGAAAGTCAGAAATTGATAGAACTGCCTGTTTACAGCATTCTGGACTGGAAACAGAGGCACCGTTATTTAAGAtcaaagataaaatttATGAGGGCAGTTGGAAAAAACTTGTTGGCACAGAAttagcatttttcaatgaagcTTCAGTGAACAAAAAGAGCGACAAAGGAGCTAAAGAGAGTAACaacatttcttcaaatcaagaTGAACAAGGAAATATGAACTCTTCTCAACAGGCAGCGTCCCATGAATCCGATGAGCAAGAAGATGCTAATGAAGATAAAGCAAAAcattctgaaaaaatttataAAATTACTGATAGAGTTGTATTATCGGGCTTACGCCGTTTGTAA